In Chloroflexaceae bacterium, the following proteins share a genomic window:
- a CDS encoding S8 family serine peptidase, whose amino-acid sequence MTSRTFRVGVTLGLIAIGVSLILTRGALTPAAAQGDLSLPAFRALVRATDRVSWAGGEAFVSGAQVGVLVQLETPPLALVGHAWRHEERQRYLARLRAEQDQVAAQVQALGGSVLARFGHAAAGLAVAIDAGAVATLRDLPGVEGVVRVKDYPVDQGAGDGVPLTLTELSALIGADAVRARRSDGAGIDIAIIDSGIDYTHVKLGGRGNPADYRRAACGNAALAPGQPGCDPSLDPPADLFPNAKVRGGYDYIGDIWPNPDPRCGAQQVCIFFDANPIDLAGHGTQVADIAAGLPTSPDGADSGVAPGANLWAFKACNGEIELCNGVALLRALDAALDLDGSDRGLCTPGVTPGCLAYDPADIINLSVSFSYGQPEDALTLFADLAGYYGSLVVASAGNDGNRPYIVGAPAAADAALAVAESRVLADGSERIASTASRGPRIADNRAKPDLAAPGAILAARAGGGSALAPLGGSSGSAPVAAGAAALMIQQLERLGILNPNPGLGDAPDVPLSLAPYVKTLLMNHGQSLRAATGVEPAPVTLQGSGRLDALNAFRSRTLAWDATELAARLAEDPALRRCTFTPLLDLLNYLFFRILPPCAGSYPFGDPLFRAWNAQTGSVSFGYQPLAAPQTLQRQVVVLNYSMSPRSYTLSTNLRSGGRGVSLSVSPERVELPARSVTVVTVTATIDPARLRAWRLEDAAAPTCASDRRAAECDASVPLEVDGMLVIDGGVNNRVSLPIHLLPRRVAQVRVTQQAGDRLELANPAPFAAGVVENFALVAISPNQCDTLDTSAPPCATPDYVIGSRPGSGASPVDLSGVGLRSYSVPGLNATLGLPPAPAGAMPDEVVEFALTVYDQPFRASPDVPTRFEVHIDANRDGATDYVAYNAAADGRNGRNAVFVRPAGSVVPPRSYFFLVADFNTQNYVLPVPAAAVGLRSDRPFNYFVLAYDAYFLNRGAPQLWDCSPDPAPTCGATAHTMQTGQLRFRPAVPELTIPPGGNVTLTFSADPNGAAGSPSQQGLLLLFRDALPGQGSAAVTLRENVGGRSLNNNAVLFVAQ is encoded by the coding sequence GTGACTTCGCGCACTTTCAGAGTGGGTGTCACCCTCGGTCTGATCGCCATCGGCGTAAGTTTGATCCTGACCCGTGGCGCATTGACGCCCGCGGCGGCCCAGGGCGATCTTTCGCTCCCGGCGTTTCGCGCTCTGGTGCGAGCCACGGATAGGGTTAGTTGGGCGGGGGGCGAGGCGTTCGTCTCCGGCGCGCAGGTGGGGGTTCTGGTGCAGTTGGAGACGCCGCCGCTGGCCCTGGTGGGCCACGCATGGCGCCACGAGGAACGGCAACGCTACCTGGCGCGCCTGCGCGCGGAACAGGATCAGGTGGCCGCGCAGGTGCAGGCCCTCGGCGGCAGCGTTCTGGCCCGCTTTGGCCACGCCGCGGCGGGTCTGGCGGTTGCTATTGACGCCGGCGCGGTGGCCACGCTGCGCGACCTGCCGGGGGTCGAGGGGGTGGTGCGGGTAAAGGACTACCCGGTAGATCAGGGGGCCGGCGATGGCGTACCACTCACTCTGACCGAATTGTCGGCGCTGATCGGCGCTGATGCGGTCCGCGCCCGCCGCAGCGACGGCGCGGGGATTGATATTGCCATTATTGACTCGGGAATCGACTACACCCACGTGAAACTGGGTGGCAGGGGCAACCCGGCTGATTATCGCCGCGCGGCCTGCGGCAATGCCGCCCTGGCTCCGGGCCAGCCCGGGTGCGATCCAAGCCTCGACCCTCCCGCCGATCTCTTTCCCAATGCCAAGGTGCGCGGCGGCTATGACTACATCGGCGACATCTGGCCGAACCCCGACCCGCGCTGCGGCGCCCAGCAGGTCTGTATCTTCTTCGACGCCAACCCGATTGACCTTGCTGGTCACGGCACCCAGGTGGCTGACATCGCCGCCGGGTTGCCGACAAGCCCCGACGGCGCCGACAGCGGCGTCGCCCCCGGAGCGAACCTCTGGGCCTTCAAGGCCTGCAACGGCGAGATAGAGCTGTGCAACGGCGTTGCTCTGCTCCGCGCCCTCGACGCGGCCCTTGACCTCGACGGATCCGACCGTGGTCTCTGCACCCCCGGCGTCACGCCGGGGTGCCTGGCCTATGATCCCGCCGATATTATTAACCTCTCCGTCAGCTTCAGCTACGGCCAGCCTGAAGACGCCCTCACCCTGTTCGCCGACCTCGCCGGCTACTACGGGTCGCTGGTGGTGGCTTCGGCGGGGAACGACGGCAACCGGCCCTATATCGTCGGCGCGCCTGCCGCAGCCGACGCCGCCCTGGCTGTCGCCGAGAGCCGCGTGCTCGCCGACGGCAGTGAGCGCATCGCCTCCACCGCCAGCCGTGGGCCTCGTATCGCTGACAATCGCGCCAAACCCGATCTGGCCGCGCCGGGGGCCATTCTGGCGGCACGGGCCGGCGGCGGCAGCGCCCTGGCCCCCCTTGGCGGCTCGTCAGGATCGGCGCCGGTGGCCGCCGGAGCCGCTGCGCTGATGATCCAGCAACTTGAGCGCCTCGGCATCCTCAATCCCAATCCTGGCCTGGGCGACGCGCCCGACGTCCCGCTCTCGCTGGCGCCCTATGTCAAAACCCTGCTGATGAACCACGGCCAGAGCCTGCGCGCCGCCACAGGGGTCGAGCCGGCGCCCGTCACCCTGCAGGGCAGCGGGCGCCTTGATGCTCTGAACGCCTTCCGCTCACGAACCCTGGCCTGGGACGCAACCGAACTCGCTGCGCGCCTGGCCGAAGATCCCGCCCTTCGAAGGTGTACGTTCACCCCACTGCTCGATTTGCTTAACTACCTGTTCTTCCGCATCTTGCCCCCCTGCGCTGGCAGTTACCCCTTCGGCGACCCTCTCTTCCGCGCCTGGAACGCTCAGACCGGAAGCGTCTCCTTTGGCTACCAGCCGCTTGCCGCGCCGCAGACGCTGCAACGCCAGGTGGTGGTGTTGAATTACTCAATGTCGCCCCGCAGCTACACGCTCAGCACGAACCTGCGCTCCGGCGGGCGCGGCGTCAGCCTGAGCGTCAGTCCGGAGCGTGTGGAACTGCCGGCGCGCAGCGTTACGGTGGTGACAGTAACGGCAACGATTGACCCGGCTCGCCTGCGCGCCTGGCGCCTCGAAGACGCCGCCGCTCCGACCTGCGCCTCGGACAGGCGCGCTGCGGAATGCGATGCCTCTGTCCCCCTGGAGGTTGACGGAATGCTTGTGATTGACGGCGGCGTCAATAACCGCGTCAGCCTGCCGATCCATCTGCTGCCGCGCCGCGTGGCTCAGGTGAGGGTAACGCAACAGGCCGGCGATCGGCTCGAACTGGCCAATCCCGCGCCATTTGCCGCCGGGGTGGTCGAGAACTTCGCCCTGGTGGCAATCAGCCCCAACCAGTGTGACACGCTCGATACGTCGGCGCCCCCGTGCGCCACGCCCGACTACGTCATTGGCTCGCGCCCTGGCAGCGGTGCAAGCCCGGTGGACCTCTCTGGCGTCGGGCTACGTAGCTACAGCGTTCCGGGGTTGAATGCCACCCTTGGGTTGCCGCCCGCCCCCGCAGGCGCTATGCCCGACGAAGTGGTCGAATTCGCCCTGACTGTCTACGACCAGCCCTTCCGCGCCTCGCCCGATGTCCCGACGCGGTTCGAGGTGCATATTGACGCCAACCGCGACGGCGCCACCGACTACGTGGCGTACAACGCCGCCGCTGACGGGCGCAACGGGCGCAATGCCGTCTTTGTACGCCCTGCGGGCAGCGTGGTCCCCCCGAGAAGCTATTTCTTCCTCGTGGCTGACTTTAACACCCAGAACTACGTTTTGCCCGTGCCGGCCGCCGCGGTTGGCCTGCGCAGCGACCGGCCCTTCAACTACTTTGTCCTGGCCTACGACGCCTACTTCCTGAACCGGGGCGCGCCGCAACTCTGGGACTGCTCGCCCGACCCCGCCCCGACCTGCGGCGCTACGGCCCATACCATGCAAACCGGGCAATTGCGTTTCCGCCCTGCCGTACCGGAGTTGACCATCCCCCCCGGAGGCAACGTAACCCTGACCTTCAGCGCCGACCCCAACGGCGCCGCGGGCTCACCATCGCAACAGGGGTTGCTGCTCCTCTTCCGCGACGCCCTGCCCGGCCAGGGATCGGCGGCGGTAACGCTGCGTGAGAATGTGGGAGGGCGCAGCCTTAATAACAACGCTGTTCTTTTTGTTGCACAGTAA
- the bcp gene encoding thioredoxin-dependent thiol peroxidase, producing the protein MSEQKVKVGDMAPDFEVLSDSGESVRLSQFRGKKVILYFYPKDDTSGCTTQACGFRDNYAAIEEKNAVVLGVSPDSVKSHQKFKTRHNLPFTLLVDDQHSVAEAYGVWVEKSMYGKKYMGIERSHFVIDEEGRVVQAEIKVKPAESAPRALEALA; encoded by the coding sequence ATGTCAGAGCAGAAGGTCAAGGTTGGCGATATGGCGCCCGACTTCGAGGTCCTGAGCGACTCTGGCGAGTCGGTGCGCCTGTCGCAGTTCCGGGGCAAGAAGGTGATTCTCTACTTTTACCCGAAGGACGACACCTCGGGCTGCACCACACAGGCATGTGGCTTCCGCGACAACTACGCGGCGATAGAGGAGAAGAACGCCGTTGTGCTCGGCGTAAGCCCCGACAGTGTCAAGTCGCACCAGAAGTTCAAGACCAGGCACAATCTGCCCTTCACCCTGCTGGTGGATGATCAGCATAGCGTCGCCGAGGCCTACGGGGTGTGGGTGGAGAAGAGCATGTACGGCAAGAAGTATATGGGGATCGAGCGTTCGCACTTCGTAATTGACGAGGAGGGACGGGTGGTTCAGGCGGAGATCAAGGTCAAGCCCGCCGAGAGCGCGCCGCGGGCCCTGGAAGCGTTGGCATGA
- a CDS encoding class I SAM-dependent methyltransferase, giving the protein MAQIVLKAGRERPIQQRHPWIFSGAIAAVRGNPANGAVVDVLGPDGAWLARGFWSSRSQIRLRVATWEAAQALDDHWLRAAIARAVRGRAALIGDEETACRLVFSEADGLPGLIVDRYGPYLVIQLLTQGMAMRTDSVIAALVALLQPRGIYERSDPEIREKEGLPIHEGQRWGEAPPERLTMRPIILPGMCDQRPALLADLRGGQKTGFYLDQAINRARVGAYCQGAEVLDGFAYTGGFSVYAARAGAAALTLIDSSGPALALARANLDLNGLATPAELIAGDVFRVLRQYRDAGRRFDVIILDPPKFAHSQAQVERAARGYKDINLLALQLLRPGGLLATFSCSGLVSADLFQKIVFGAALDARRDVQIIERFVQAPDHPVLLSFPESEYLKGLLCRVW; this is encoded by the coding sequence ATGGCACAGATCGTCCTCAAGGCCGGGCGCGAGCGGCCTATCCAGCAGCGGCACCCGTGGATTTTCTCCGGGGCGATTGCGGCGGTTCGCGGCAACCCTGCCAACGGTGCAGTGGTCGATGTTCTCGGCCCGGATGGCGCCTGGCTCGCCCGCGGCTTCTGGAGCAGCCGGTCGCAGATCCGCCTGCGCGTCGCCACCTGGGAGGCTGCTCAGGCCCTCGATGACCACTGGCTGCGCGCGGCCATCGCCCGCGCCGTGCGCGGGCGCGCTGCCCTGATTGGCGACGAGGAGACCGCCTGCCGGCTGGTCTTTAGCGAAGCCGATGGTCTCCCTGGCCTGATCGTGGATCGCTATGGCCCCTATCTGGTGATTCAATTGCTCACCCAGGGCATGGCCATGCGCACCGATTCGGTGATCGCCGCTCTAGTCGCCTTACTGCAGCCGCGCGGCATCTACGAACGCAGCGACCCTGAGATCCGCGAGAAGGAGGGCCTGCCGATCCACGAAGGGCAGCGTTGGGGCGAAGCGCCGCCTGAGCGCCTGACCATGCGCCCGATCATCCTCCCCGGTATGTGTGACCAGCGACCGGCCCTGCTCGCCGACCTGCGCGGCGGCCAGAAGACCGGCTTCTACCTCGACCAGGCCATCAACCGCGCCCGCGTGGGCGCCTACTGCCAGGGTGCCGAGGTGCTTGACGGTTTCGCCTACACTGGCGGCTTCAGCGTCTACGCCGCGCGCGCCGGGGCTGCTGCGCTGACCCTGATCGACTCCTCGGGGCCCGCCCTGGCCCTGGCCCGCGCCAATCTCGACTTGAACGGCCTCGCTACGCCCGCCGAATTGATCGCGGGTGATGTCTTCCGCGTCCTGCGCCAATATCGCGACGCCGGGCGGCGCTTCGACGTGATTATCCTCGACCCGCCGAAGTTCGCCCATAGCCAGGCCCAGGTCGAACGCGCCGCGCGCGGCTATAAAGACATCAACTTGCTCGCCCTGCAACTCTTGCGCCCTGGCGGCTTGCTGGCAACCTTCAGTTGTTCAGGGTTAGTATCGGCGGACCTGTTTCAAAAGATCGTCTTCGGCGCGGCTCTCGACGCACGCCGCGATGTCCAGATCATCGAGCGTTTCGTCCAGGCGCCCGATCATCCGGTGTTATTGAGCTTTCCCGAAAGCGAATACCTGAAGGGATTGCTCTGTCGCGTCTGGTGA
- the argJ gene encoding bifunctional glutamate N-acetyltransferase/amino-acid acetyltransferase ArgJ codes for MNYAIFEDGHIASPQGFRATGVSCGLKDGSKARDLALVYSIHPCRVGALFTTNLIQAAPVFLSQAILSRNREAIRAVLINAGQANAGTGQSGLNDAVECAKLVADELEIPRDAVLLMSTGIIGVPLPMKRMREGIRRAVSELDSGGGRRAALAMLTTDSRPKERVYRVQIREGQRITLAGMAKGTRLIHPRLATLLCLITSDVAIEQRLLQQALTQSVARTFNRLNLNGDSSPNDTVLILANGAAATPIISDARSPEFDIFQQALTALCADLTQQIVRDAAENGKIIHVRVRGAAGETMARQVADAIAASSAVRSALHRGSPDWGPFLAAIGSSCANLRPELLALRLGPVLVFNDGAAVPFESATMLQILSAPEIEVTVDLNVGPVDLNLWTCTWHEE; via the coding sequence ATGAACTACGCCATTTTCGAAGACGGTCACATCGCCAGCCCGCAGGGCTTCCGCGCCACGGGCGTCTCCTGCGGGCTGAAAGACGGCAGCAAGGCTCGTGACCTGGCGCTGGTCTACTCAATACACCCATGTCGGGTTGGCGCGCTGTTCACTACCAATCTTATTCAGGCCGCGCCGGTGTTCTTGAGCCAGGCCATCCTCTCCAGGAACCGTGAGGCCATCCGCGCCGTATTGATCAACGCCGGGCAGGCCAACGCCGGCACGGGCCAGTCAGGGCTGAACGACGCGGTGGAATGCGCCAAACTGGTAGCTGATGAACTGGAGATCCCCCGCGATGCGGTGTTGCTGATGTCAACCGGCATTATCGGCGTGCCTCTGCCAATGAAACGCATGCGCGAAGGAATTCGGCGCGCGGTCAGCGAACTCGACAGCGGCGGCGGACGCCGGGCGGCTCTGGCAATGCTCACCACCGACTCGCGTCCCAAGGAGCGAGTCTATCGGGTTCAGATACGTGAGGGCCAGCGTATTACGCTGGCCGGCATGGCCAAGGGCACGCGCCTGATCCATCCCCGCCTGGCCACCCTTCTCTGTCTGATCACCAGCGATGTCGCCATCGAGCAACGTCTGCTCCAGCAGGCCCTGACCCAGAGCGTTGCCCGCACTTTCAACCGCCTCAACCTCAACGGCGATAGCAGCCCCAACGATACGGTTTTGATCCTGGCTAACGGCGCCGCCGCGACGCCAATCATCAGCGATGCTCGCTCGCCGGAGTTTGACATTTTTCAACAGGCCCTGACCGCCCTCTGCGCGGATCTTACCCAGCAGATCGTGCGCGATGCCGCAGAGAATGGTAAGATCATCCATGTGCGGGTACGAGGCGCCGCTGGTGAGACAATGGCGCGGCAGGTGGCCGACGCTATCGCCGCCTCATCTGCGGTGCGCTCCGCCTTGCATCGCGGCTCGCCTGATTGGGGGCCGTTTCTGGCGGCCATTGGCAGCAGTTGCGCTAATCTGCGTCCGGAACTGCTGGCGCTGCGCCTCGGCCCGGTGCTGGTGTTCAATGACGGCGCCGCTGTGCCTTTTGAAAGCGCAACTATGCTGCAGATCCTCTCGGCGCCTGAGATCGAGGTGACCGTGGATCTCAACGTTGGTCCTGTTGATCTGAACCTGTGGACCTGTACTTGGCACGAAGAGTAG
- a CDS encoding LON peptidase substrate-binding domain-containing protein — MSRQLPLFPLGTVLFPGATLNLHIFEERYRLMIGRCLEERSPFGVVLIREGDEVEEGRPDARPAEPYAIGTIAQISADMRLDDGRYLLTAVGARRFRIQAIVQRLPYLIASVVELPENVTPAAAVAADDLRATYDRYWQAVAGATGMEVEVEDLPRDPLRLGYYLADRLQVTMELKQHWLECDPLTRLREIAANLRAELALLPYGRRDAREGPSGLGSLN; from the coding sequence ATGTCTCGCCAGTTGCCGCTCTTTCCCCTGGGAACGGTGCTGTTTCCAGGCGCAACGCTCAATCTGCATATCTTCGAGGAGCGCTATCGCCTGATGATCGGGCGCTGCCTCGAGGAACGCAGTCCGTTCGGCGTCGTGTTGATCCGCGAGGGCGATGAAGTGGAAGAGGGTCGCCCCGATGCGCGCCCCGCCGAGCCATACGCGATTGGAACCATCGCCCAGATCAGCGCCGATATGCGTCTGGACGACGGGCGCTACTTGCTGACCGCGGTCGGCGCCAGGCGCTTCCGCATCCAGGCCATTGTCCAGCGCCTTCCGTATCTCATCGCTTCGGTGGTTGAACTGCCCGAAAATGTCACTCCTGCCGCCGCTGTCGCCGCCGATGACCTGCGGGCCACCTACGACCGCTACTGGCAGGCCGTCGCCGGCGCCACCGGCATGGAGGTGGAGGTCGAGGACCTGCCGCGCGATCCCCTTCGGCTTGGCTACTACCTGGCCGACCGCCTCCAGGTCACCATGGAGCTGAAACAACACTGGCTGGAGTGCGATCCGCTCACGCGCCTGCGCGAGATTGCCGCCAATCTGCGCGCCGAACTGGCCCTGCTGCCCTACGGTCGCCGCGATGCCAGAGAGGGGCCATCGGGTCTGGGCAGCCTGAATTGA
- a CDS encoding DUF503 domain-containing protein yields the protein MVIGLCTISLSIPMASSLKEKRQVVKSLITRIRNEFNVSVIEADDHDLWQSAVLAIACVATSASYAHGQLEAVVKFIDRQRPDCPIGAYDIEML from the coding sequence ATGGTTATCGGTCTGTGCACCATTTCCCTGTCCATCCCTATGGCGTCTTCTTTAAAGGAGAAACGCCAGGTGGTCAAGTCGTTGATTACCCGCATTCGCAACGAGTTCAACGTGTCGGTTATCGAGGCCGATGATCATGATCTCTGGCAGAGCGCCGTCCTTGCTATCGCCTGCGTCGCCACGTCGGCGAGTTATGCCCACGGGCAACTCGAAGCGGTGGTGAAGTTTATTGACCGGCAACGCCCCGATTGCCCGATCGGCGCCTACGACATTGAAATGTTGTAG
- a CDS encoding ATP-binding protein, with translation MDELLPFPFLALVGQAELKTALLLGLINPGIGGVLLSGPYGVGKTSAVRGLLDILPTVEVEGEEEGAERRRERIRLIELPLNARLEDVVGGINERVALEQGAVLLEPGILARAHGNVLYVDEVNLLDPAVVDAILDAAAQGRTFVRRGPMTRLYPSRFVLVGSMNPEEGALRPQILDRFGLRVWVAPLDDPRQRLEVYRRARAFRADPAAFRAAYAAQTAALAEEVETARAILPHVSVPPALEEAALALVQELRIPSHRAEIALLEGARARAAADFRNQVSAEDLRRVAPLALRMRHSPRLDEHARRSAEERATIEAALERLLPRPALAARGRHSAVRQLEDDTG, from the coding sequence ATGGACGAACTGCTCCCGTTCCCCTTCCTGGCGCTGGTCGGCCAGGCTGAACTGAAAACCGCCCTGCTCCTGGGGCTCATCAATCCGGGCATCGGCGGCGTGCTGCTCAGCGGGCCGTATGGCGTCGGCAAGACCTCCGCCGTGCGCGGATTGCTCGACATCCTGCCCACGGTCGAAGTCGAGGGTGAGGAAGAGGGCGCGGAACGGCGGCGCGAGCGCATCCGCCTGATTGAACTGCCGCTCAACGCGCGTCTGGAAGACGTCGTGGGGGGCATCAACGAGCGGGTGGCGCTGGAACAGGGCGCGGTGCTGCTGGAGCCGGGCATCCTCGCCCGCGCTCACGGCAATGTGCTCTACGTTGACGAAGTGAACCTCCTCGACCCGGCTGTGGTAGACGCCATCCTCGACGCGGCGGCCCAGGGCCGCACCTTCGTGCGCCGCGGTCCCATGACGCGCCTTTACCCCTCGCGCTTTGTCCTTGTCGGCTCGATGAACCCCGAAGAAGGGGCGCTGCGACCGCAGATCCTCGACCGCTTCGGCCTGCGGGTCTGGGTGGCGCCGCTCGATGACCCCCGCCAGCGCCTGGAGGTCTATCGCCGCGCCCGCGCCTTTCGCGCCGACCCGGCCGCTTTTCGCGCTGCCTATGCTGCCCAGACTGCCGCCCTGGCCGAAGAGGTGGAAACTGCGCGGGCCATCCTCCCCCACGTGAGTGTGCCGCCGGCCCTGGAAGAAGCCGCCCTGGCCCTGGTGCAGGAGTTGCGGATCCCCTCCCATCGCGCCGAGATCGCCCTCCTCGAAGGCGCCCGCGCTCGCGCCGCCGCCGACTTTCGCAATCAGGTCAGCGCCGAGGACCTGCGGCGCGTGGCCCCTCTGGCCCTGCGCATGCGCCACAGCCCCCGGCTTGATGAGCACGCCCGCCGCTCCGCCGAGGAACGCGCCACCATCGAGGCCGCCCTGGAACGCCTGCTGCCCCGGCCAGCGCTGGCGGCCAGGGGCCGCCACAGCGCCGTCAGGCAGCTTGAGGACGATACGGGGTGA
- a CDS encoding right-handed parallel beta-helix repeat-containing protein — protein sequence MLIPTDGMCIIADTVLAPGVYHLPRGLTIAAPGVTLDGNGALLVGAGGGRGLTIAGRDGVRIKNLRLLAYYHGIYAEHCAGLTVVNCSSRASVEEPPNTLFLDIWRPAARAYGAGVMLTGVREALISACDLQHQQNGLLCYDCLRLTVRDNIANHCSGFGFHFFATSDSLIEGNYADFCCRYHPRGSGQGHLGADAAGFLIVHGSCRNRFRRNKARMGGDGFFLAGLRPDWIPAPCNDNLFEENDGSYSPNIAFEATFSRGNIFRRNRADGCNYGFWLGFSRDNLLEENQIHHNRRAGVAVENGLGFIVRDNDLAWNTHGILLWSRFVADFARAHPENDTSRDWLIEANRFSGNRVAVRIAADQDHGVRPLPPLTPRCPRPRNHTLRANTFRDNLLDLELIDAEDPRLEDNDFQDA from the coding sequence ATGTTAATCCCTACCGATGGCATGTGTATCATCGCCGACACCGTCCTGGCCCCCGGCGTCTATCATCTGCCCCGCGGCCTGACCATCGCCGCCCCGGGGGTGACCCTCGACGGCAATGGCGCCTTGCTGGTCGGCGCGGGCGGCGGGCGAGGCCTCACTATCGCCGGGCGCGATGGGGTGCGGATTAAGAACCTGCGCCTCCTTGCCTACTACCACGGCATCTATGCCGAACACTGCGCCGGACTGACCGTCGTCAACTGCTCGTCTCGCGCCAGCGTCGAAGAACCGCCTAACACCCTCTTCCTCGACATCTGGCGTCCCGCCGCGCGGGCCTACGGCGCCGGGGTGATGCTTACCGGAGTGCGCGAGGCCCTGATCAGCGCATGCGACCTGCAACACCAGCAGAACGGCCTGCTCTGCTATGATTGCCTGCGGCTGACCGTGCGCGACAACATCGCCAACCACTGTAGCGGCTTCGGCTTCCACTTCTTCGCCACCAGCGATAGCCTGATCGAAGGCAACTATGCCGACTTCTGCTGCCGCTACCATCCGCGCGGTTCTGGCCAGGGGCACCTGGGCGCCGACGCCGCAGGCTTTCTGATCGTCCACGGCTCCTGCCGCAACCGCTTCCGGCGCAACAAGGCCCGCATGGGCGGCGATGGCTTCTTCCTGGCCGGCCTGCGCCCCGACTGGATACCGGCGCCCTGCAATGACAACCTCTTTGAAGAGAATGACGGCTCGTACAGTCCAAACATCGCCTTCGAGGCCACCTTCAGCCGGGGCAACATCTTCCGGCGCAACCGCGCCGATGGCTGCAACTACGGCTTCTGGCTGGGCTTTTCCCGCGACAACCTGCTGGAGGAGAACCAGATTCACCACAATCGCCGGGCAGGGGTGGCGGTGGAAAATGGCCTCGGCTTCATCGTGCGCGACAACGACCTGGCCTGGAACACCCACGGCATCCTGCTCTGGTCGCGGTTCGTCGCCGACTTTGCCCGCGCTCACCCCGAGAACGACACCAGCCGCGACTGGCTGATCGAAGCCAACCGCTTCAGCGGCAATCGCGTCGCCGTGCGCATCGCCGCCGACCAGGACCACGGCGTGCGCCCGCTGCCGCCGCTCACCCCGCGCTGCCCCAGGCCCCGCAACCATACCCTGCGCGCCAACACCTTCCGCGATAACCTGCTCGATCTAGAACTGATCGATGCCGAGGATCCGCGCCTGGAGGATAACGATTTTCAGGATGCGTAG
- a CDS encoding GDP-L-fucose synthase produces MTDSTVWPDRRPFWAERRVVVTGGAGFLGSFVVERLRELEPAAIVAPRSREYDLREREAIRQLLADARPDLVIHLAARVGGIGANREHPAEFFYDNLMMGVQLLHESWRAGVGKFVAIGTVCAYPKLTPIPFKEEDLWNGYPEETNAPYGMAKKMLLVQSQSYREQYGFNSIFLLPVNLYGPRDNFDLHTSHVIPALIRKCIEARESGADEIVAWGDGSPTREFLYVEDAAEGILLAAERYNSSDPVNLGSAYEISIRELTELIARLTGFNGRIVWDTSKPNGQPRRKLDTTRARERFGFVAHTPFEEGLRRTIAWYERQRAVGLM; encoded by the coding sequence ATGACAGACAGCACTGTATGGCCCGACCGGCGCCCCTTCTGGGCCGAACGGCGCGTAGTGGTGACCGGTGGCGCAGGTTTCCTTGGCAGCTTCGTCGTCGAGCGGCTGCGCGAGCTGGAGCCTGCTGCAATCGTGGCGCCGCGCTCACGCGAGTATGATCTGCGCGAGCGCGAGGCCATTCGCCAGTTGCTGGCCGATGCCCGTCCCGATCTCGTCATCCACCTGGCGGCCCGCGTTGGCGGCATCGGCGCCAATCGGGAGCACCCGGCCGAATTCTTCTACGACAACCTGATGATGGGGGTGCAGTTGCTCCACGAGAGCTGGCGGGCCGGGGTCGGCAAGTTTGTGGCTATTGGCACCGTGTGCGCTTATCCCAAGCTCACCCCCATCCCCTTCAAGGAGGAGGATCTGTGGAATGGCTATCCCGAAGAGACCAACGCGCCCTACGGCATGGCCAAGAAGATGCTGCTGGTGCAGAGCCAGAGTTACCGGGAGCAATATGGCTTCAACTCTATCTTCCTCCTGCCGGTCAATCTCTACGGCCCCCGCGACAACTTCGATCTGCACACCTCCCACGTGATCCCGGCACTCATCCGCAAATGTATCGAGGCCCGCGAAAGCGGCGCCGATGAGATCGTCGCCTGGGGCGATGGCTCGCCCACCCGTGAATTTCTCTACGTTGAGGATGCCGCTGAAGGCATTCTGCTGGCGGCGGAACGCTACAACAGCAGCGACCCGGTGAATCTCGGCAGCGCCTACGAGATAAGCATCCGCGAGTTGACCGAACTGATTGCCCGGCTGACCGGCTTCAACGGGCGGATCGTCTGGGACACCAGCAAACCCAACGGCCAGCCCCGGCGCAAACTCGATACGACCCGGGCCAGAGAACGCTTTGGCTTCGTGGCCCATACCCCGTTTGAGGAAGGCCTGCGTCGCACCATTGCCTGGTACGAGCGCCAGCGGGCCGTGGGCCTCATGTGA